In a single window of the Harpia harpyja isolate bHarHar1 chromosome 3, bHarHar1 primary haplotype, whole genome shotgun sequence genome:
- the SSTR1 gene encoding somatostatin receptor type 1, whose protein sequence is MLPNGTCTRLPGGAGSGSGGGGGGAGSASDEAAAGGMDSGGRNSSGAPNSTLSESQGSAILISFIYSVVCLVGLCGNSMVIYVILRYAKMKTATNIYILNLAIADELLMLSVPFLVTSTLLHHWPFGSLLCRLVLSVDAINMFTSIYCLTVLSVDRYIAVVHPIKAARYRRPTVAKMVNLGVWVLSILIILPIIIFSNTAANSDGTVACNMLMPEPTQRWLVVFVVYTFLMGFLLPVVAICLCYILIIAKMRMVALKAGWQQRKRSERKITLMVMMVVMVFVICWMPFYIVQLVNVFVEQDDATISQLSVILGYANSCANPILYGFLSDNFKRSFQRLLCLSWMDNAAEEPIDYYATALKSRAYSVEDFPPDNLESGSMYRNGTCTSRITTL, encoded by the coding sequence ATGCTCCCCAATGGCACCTGCACCAGGCTCCCGGGCGGTgcaggcagcggcagcggcggcggcggcggcggagccggcagCGCCTCGgacgaggcggcggcggggggcatGGACTCGGGCGGCAGGAACTCCTCCGGCGCCCCAAACAGCACCCTGAGTGAGTCTCAGGGCAGCGCCATCCTCATCTCCTTCATCTACTCCGTGGTATGCCTGGTGGGGCTGTGCGGCAACTCCATGGTCATCTACGTGATCCTACGCTATGCCAAGATGAAGACGGCCACCAACATCTACATCCTCAACTTGGCCATCGCGGACGAGCTGCTGATGCTCAGCGTCCCCTTTCTGGTCACCTCCACCCTGCTGCACCACTGGCCCTTTGGCTCGCTGCTCTGCCGCCTGGTGCTCAGCGTGGATGCCATCAACATGTTCACCAGCATCTACTGCCTGACCGTGCTCAGTGTGGACCGCTACATTGCTGTGGTGCACCCCATCAAGGCGGCTAGGTACCGCCGGCCCACGGTGGCTAAGATGGTCAATCTGGGCGTCTGGGTGCTTTCCATCCTCATCATCCTGCCCATCATCATCTTCTCCAACACAGCGGCCAACAGTGATGGAACGGTGGCTTGCAACATGCTCATGCCAGAGCCCACCCAGAGGTGGCTGGTGGTCTTTGTGGTCTACACCTTTCTGATGGGTTTCTTGCTGCCTGTGGTGGCCATCTGCCTCTGCTACATCCTCATCATTGCCAAGATGCGCATGGTGGCCCTCAAGGCTGGCTGGCAGCAACGCAAACGCTCGGAGCGCAAGATCACCCTCATGGTCATGATGGTGGTGATGGTCTTTGTCATCTGCTGGATGCCCTTCTACATCGTGCAGCTGGTCAATGTCTTCGTAGAGCAGGATGACGCCACCATCAGCCAGCTCTCTGTCATCTTAGGCTATGCCAACAGCTGTGCCAACCCCATCCTCTATGGCTTTCTCTCGGACAACTTCAAGCGGTCCTTCCAGCGGCTGCTCTGCCTCAGTTGGATGGACAATGCCGCAGAGGAACCCATCGACTACTATGCCACTGCCCTCAAGAGCAGGGCATACAGTGTAGAGGACTTTCCCCCAGACAACTTGGAATCAGGGAGCATGTACAGGAATGGCACTTGCACCTCCAGGATTACCACCCTCTGA
- the CLEC14A gene encoding LOW QUALITY PROTEIN: C-type lectin domain family 14 member A (The sequence of the model RefSeq protein was modified relative to this genomic sequence to represent the inferred CDS: deleted 2 bases in 1 codon) — translation MPRSTPAPDTLPPAGPGEGRGRGDGAGVGRPGPARGGAQRRHSSRGSPRPSAPRRAASMRRAGPWCLLLAAACALGRPPPPRAAVRCQAAGACFSAHLANGSYAEARSACGRRRGGLAWVSGEPELRLVLRLLAEAAPRPAPSLFWVGLKRNATACTDAGHPLRGFSWEGAGGGAAPREVPAALGRWVKEPVRSCLTARCAGLHLAAAAPDGGRSWGWKERLCQRESQGYVCKYQYEGACPDLSPAGALRLDYRLPFEERSASAGPGFSPPGTVLTVACLGGEVRLTCKPERAGFAWKGAEEPLCPCSYRSPGSGRCAQAAGCRDAAGGFACACTPGGRDGTPCAATEAAPTAAGGLAEPPGAGAEGQRPSAPAPGGSAGPPAATNRAAGGAKTAAPPPSSSSSSSNYVFILVTVAVVVLVILVMTVLGVFKLCFNKNSEGRRDKEPPEAGGKAEAGSAEPGGAAGGD, via the exons ATGCCGAGGTCAACCCCGGCTCCCGACACGCTTCCTCCGGCAGGCCCGGGGGAGGGCCGTGGGCGCGGGGACGGCGCTGGTGTGGGGCGGCCGGGGCCAGCCCGAGGCGGGGCCCAGCGCCGCCACAGCAGCCGGGGCAGCCCGCGCCCTTcggcc ccgcgccgcgccgccagCATGAGGCGGGCCGGGCCGTGGTGCCTGCTCCTGGCCGCGGCCTGCGCCCtgggccggcccccgccgccgcgggctgCCGTGCGCTGCCaggccgccggcgcctgcttcaGCGCCCACCTCGCCAACGGCTCCTACGCCGAGGCCCGCAGCGcctgcggccgccgccggggcggccTGGCCTGGGTCAGCGGCGAGCCGGAGCTGCGGCTGGTGCTGAGGCTGCTGGCGGAGGCGGCGCCGAGGCCCGCGCCCTCGCTCTTCTGGGTCGGGCTGAAGAGGAACGCCACCGCCTGCACCGACGCGGGGCACCCGCTCCGCGGCTTCTCCTGGGagggcgccggcggcggggcggccccgcgggagGTGCCGGCGGCGCTCGGCCGCTGGGTGAAGGAGCCCGTGCGGTCCTGCCTCACCGCCCGCTGCGCCGGGCTGCAcctggcggcggcggcccccgacGGCGGCCGCAGCTGGGGCTGGAAGGAGCGGCTCTGCCAGCGGGAGAGCCAGGGCTACGTGTGCAAGTACCAGTACGAGGGCGCCTGCCCCGACCTCAGCCCCGCGGGCGCCCTCCGCCTCGACTACCGCCTCCCCTTCGAGGAGCGCAGCGCCAGCGCCGGCCCCGGCTTCAGCCCGCCGGGCACCGTGCTCACCGTGGCGTGCCTCGGTGGGGAGGTGCGGCTCACCTGCAAGCCCGAGCGGGCCGGCTTCGCCTGGAAGGGGGCAGAGGAgcccctctgcccctgcagctACCGCAGCCCCGGCAGCGGGCGGTGCGCCCAGGCCGCCGGGTGCCGCGATGCCGCCGGCGGCTTCGCCTGTGCCTGCACGCCGGGCGGGCGGGACGGGACGCCTTGCGCGGCCACGGAGGCGGCCCCCACCGCCGCGGGCGGCCTCGCGGAGCCGCCGGGTGCCGGGGCGGAGGGGCAGCGCCCCTCCGCCCCGGCAcccggcggctccgcggggccgcccgccgccaccAACCGGGCCGCCGGCGGAGCGAAGACGGCTGCtccgccgccctcctcctcctcctcctcctccaactaCGTTTTCATCCTGGTGACGGTCGCGGTGGTGGTGCTGGTCATCCTCGTCATGACCGTCCTGGGGGTCTTCAAGCTCTGCTTCAACAAGAACTCCGAGGGCCGCCGGGACAAGGAGCCGCCGGAGGCCGGCGGCAAGGCGGAGGCGGGCTCCGCGGAGCCGGGGGGAGCGGCCGGAGGCGACTAG